A stretch of Lactuca sativa cultivar Salinas chromosome 6, Lsat_Salinas_v11, whole genome shotgun sequence DNA encodes these proteins:
- the LOC111897743 gene encoding dehydrodolichyl diphosphate synthase CPT3: MDVKKRTQIYEGLGTFARRCIFSILSISVIPNHIAFIMDGNRRYSKQHNLIQGAGHRLGFRSLMSMLKYCYELGVKYVTIYAFSIENFKRSPDEVQSLMDLMEEKIKGLINEESIVNQYGVRVYFIGNLKLLSKPVRLAAEKAMEATAKNSRAVLLICIAYTSTDEIFHAVLESCEEKRDKKGEKSMIDVTDIERHMYMGVTPDPDIIIRTSGESRLSNFLLWQSGNCLLYSPPVLWPEIGFRHLVQAVLDFQKHFCYLNNQKKIWSDV; this comes from the coding sequence ATGGATGTTAAAAAAAGAACACAAATCTACGAGGGTTTAGGTACTTTTGCAAGAAGATGCATTTTCAGCATCCTTTCTATATCTGTAATCCCAAATCATATTGCCTTCATAATGGATGGAAACAGAAGATACTCAAAGCAGCATAATTTAATCCAAGGTGCAGGACATAGATTAGGGTTTAGAAGCTTAATGTCAATGCTTAAATACTGCTATGAATTGGGAGTAAAATACGTTACCATTTACGCATTTAGCATAGAAAACTTCAAACGAAGCCCTGATGAAGTCCAATctttaatggacttaatggaggAAAAGATCAAAGGGTTGATAAATGAAGAGAGCATAGTTAACCAATATGGTGTTAGGGTTTACTTCATTGGTAACCTTAAACTCTTAAGCAAACCCGTGAGGTTAGCAGCCGAAAAGGCAATGGAGGCAACTGCTAAAAACTCGAGGGCGGTTTTGTTAATTTGTATTGCTTATACTTCAACCGATGAAATCTTCCATGCTGTTCTAGAATCTTGTGAAGAAAAACGGGATAAAAAAGGTGAAAAGAGTATGATTGATGTGACAGATATTGAGAGACATATGTACATGGGAGTGACACCTGACCCTGATATTATAATACGTACGTCTGGTGAGAGCCGTTTGAGTAATTTTCTATTGTGGCAAAGTGGTAATTGTTTGTTGTATTCGCCGCCTGTTTTGTGGCCGGAGATTGGTTTCCGGCATCTTGTTCAGGCGGTTTTGGACTTCCAAAAGCATTTTTGTTATCTAAATAATCAAAAGAAGATATGGAGCGATGTATAG
- the LOC111897812 gene encoding cyclin-dependent kinases regulatory subunit 1: MGQIQYSEKYFDDTFEYRHVVLPPEVAKLLPKNRLLAEGEWRAIGVQQSRGWVHYAVHRPEPHIMLFRRPLNFQQNQEAQA, encoded by the exons ATGGGTCAGATCCAGTACTCCGAGAAATACTTTGATGATACCTTCGAGTATAG GCATGTGGTTCTTCCTCCGGAGGTTGCAAAGCTTCTTCCGAAGAATCGTCTTCTTGCTGAA GGTGAGTGGCGTGCAATAGGAGTGCAACAGAGTCGAGGATGGGTGCACTATGCAGTTCATCGACCAGAGCCACACATCATGCTCTTCAGGAGGCCTCTTAATTTCCAGCAGAATCAAGAAGCCCAAgcttaa